Proteins from a single region of Magnetococcales bacterium:
- a CDS encoding DUF115 domain-containing protein, with protein sequence MSNASVPFGTILTNPFGECYFPAINGETFSRIGAENYFQRHFGGMVERKDSLNLIPGTDGGLLVNWIAKKKTGEGSRFLFIEYPELLQRLYDEGLLSRDLPEHVVVATPEEWLGKAEELSLKDYFYIGNVHPWRSMAVLDGFHEGYVKLWNDFDERLGQFQIAVGQEIGTRIFMLKCLENLAENRTPVHVLDGVFAGRTAVLLGGGPSLDESFAWVRENRERLVVMAVARIATQLAREGIVPDLFFAIDPHDIIFHQSKQVLEFHERSLMVNMYHLNPRLMGLWRGQSLYMGTLFPWLTPHNPPSRLYPGITVSHQALGTAVEMGFSRIILAGLDLCFSREGFTHARGSVEMATGPYVHRSELWVETNGGWRAETSSDFFNAIPALQSLAEYAQSKDCVVINPAAAAAKIEGVAFRSWDELVCPEVERSAWDILQDLLPRETPETRIEHYERVETELLRIREEVRAVRKLTAEAIDCNDRLFGRRGKPPDFKFKKRMDEIEGILDEDYKEVSRLVKKWSVGDLLKLSRPDKSRAWSDEEVETTGRRYYEVYRDSATNLLKTIDDNRARVQMRIEEDRPAANIKRLLDQYEKDGQEGRVAIFLARRGETIADHPERIRKRMEAFLAAHEALMRQTEHDYKEHCKNRLAAPRAIRSKVMAMFQNNEMERLQQFMEGIGKGEMEEKGQFLHLIRGLLAEKRGAYEEAMKEYRQITFESLVLEGWQRQLTIHLRQRELVSACAVAKRLAENSLIHFPFYADLLRLTGDRTRALGVYRDYNKVVRGDFVTLIKMGQLLLEEGDWQGVQACCRTILDKDEGHAGARMLLEQVERMTGGTTE encoded by the coding sequence ATGAGCAACGCTTCCGTCCCCTTTGGTACCATCCTCACCAATCCGTTCGGTGAATGTTATTTTCCGGCGATCAATGGGGAAACTTTTTCCAGGATTGGCGCGGAAAATTATTTCCAGCGTCATTTTGGCGGGATGGTCGAGCGCAAGGATTCCCTGAATCTGATTCCGGGGACCGATGGCGGCCTTCTGGTCAATTGGATCGCCAAGAAAAAAACCGGGGAGGGGAGCCGGTTTCTGTTTATCGAGTATCCGGAGCTTTTGCAACGGTTGTACGACGAGGGGTTGTTGTCGCGGGATCTTCCCGAGCATGTGGTGGTCGCCACTCCCGAGGAATGGCTGGGGAAGGCGGAGGAATTGTCGCTCAAGGATTATTTTTATATCGGCAATGTCCATCCCTGGCGTTCCATGGCGGTGCTCGATGGCTTTCATGAAGGGTATGTCAAACTCTGGAACGACTTTGACGAACGCCTGGGGCAGTTTCAGATTGCGGTCGGGCAGGAGATCGGGACCCGTATTTTCATGCTCAAGTGTCTGGAGAATTTGGCGGAGAACCGGACTCCGGTACATGTTCTGGACGGGGTGTTTGCCGGGCGGACGGCGGTTCTTTTGGGGGGGGGCCCGAGTCTGGATGAAAGTTTCGCCTGGGTCCGCGAAAACCGGGAGCGTCTGGTGGTGATGGCAGTGGCGCGGATTGCCACGCAACTGGCCCGCGAGGGGATCGTTCCCGACCTGTTTTTTGCCATCGATCCGCACGACATCATCTTTCATCAGAGCAAGCAGGTGCTTGAATTTCACGAGCGAAGCCTGATGGTCAACATGTACCATCTCAATCCCCGGTTGATGGGGCTGTGGCGTGGCCAGAGCCTGTACATGGGGACACTCTTTCCGTGGCTGACGCCACACAATCCCCCGTCGCGACTTTATCCGGGAATCACGGTCAGTCATCAGGCGTTGGGAACGGCGGTCGAGATGGGGTTTTCGCGGATCATCCTGGCGGGTCTGGATCTGTGCTTCAGTCGGGAGGGGTTCACCCATGCCCGTGGCAGCGTGGAGATGGCGACGGGGCCGTATGTCCATCGTTCGGAATTGTGGGTCGAGACCAACGGCGGCTGGCGTGCCGAGACCAGCAGCGATTTTTTCAATGCCATTCCGGCGCTGCAATCGCTGGCCGAATATGCCCAATCCAAGGACTGCGTGGTGATCAATCCGGCGGCGGCGGCGGCAAAAATCGAGGGGGTGGCGTTTCGATCATGGGATGAACTGGTGTGTCCCGAGGTCGAGCGCAGCGCCTGGGACATCCTCCAGGACCTTCTGCCCCGCGAAACGCCGGAGACCCGGATCGAACATTATGAACGGGTCGAAACGGAATTGCTGCGGATTCGCGAGGAGGTTCGCGCCGTTCGCAAGTTGACCGCGGAGGCGATCGACTGCAACGACCGACTGTTCGGACGAAGGGGCAAGCCACCCGATTTCAAGTTCAAGAAGCGGATGGATGAGATTGAAGGTATTCTCGACGAGGACTACAAGGAGGTGTCCCGTCTGGTGAAAAAATGGAGTGTCGGTGACCTGCTCAAGCTGAGCCGTCCCGACAAGAGTCGTGCCTGGAGCGACGAGGAGGTCGAAACCACGGGACGTCGTTATTATGAGGTCTATCGCGACAGTGCCACCAATCTGTTGAAAACCATCGATGACAACCGGGCGCGCGTGCAGATGCGCATCGAGGAGGATCGGCCCGCTGCCAACATCAAACGTCTTTTAGACCAGTATGAAAAGGATGGTCAGGAGGGGCGGGTAGCGATTTTCCTTGCCCGCAGGGGTGAGACCATCGCCGACCACCCCGAGCGGATTCGGAAACGGATGGAAGCGTTTTTGGCTGCGCACGAAGCGCTCATGCGTCAGACCGAACACGATTACAAGGAGCATTGCAAAAACCGTCTTGCCGCACCCCGGGCCATCCGCTCCAAGGTGATGGCCATGTTTCAGAACAATGAGATGGAACGGTTGCAACAGTTTATGGAGGGGATCGGCAAGGGGGAGATGGAGGAGAAGGGGCAGTTCCTCCATCTGATCCGGGGGTTGTTGGCCGAGAAGCGGGGCGCCTATGAGGAAGCCATGAAGGAATATCGGCAAATCACCTTCGAGTCGCTTGTCCTGGAGGGGTGGCAGCGGCAATTGACCATTCATCTGCGGCAGAGAGAATTGGTCAGCGCCTGCGCCGTGGCCAAACGTCTGGCGGAAAACTCGCTGATTCATTTTCCTTTTTACGCCGACCTGCTGCGTTTGACCGGCGACAGGACGCGGGCGCTGGGTGTCTATCGCGATTACAACAAGGTGGTACGGGGTGATTTTGTCACGCTGATCAAGATGGGGCAGTTGTTGCTGGAGGAGGGCGATTGGCAGGGGGTCCAGGCGTGTTGCCGGACGATCCTCGACAAGGACGAGGGGCATGCCGGGGCGCGCATGCTCCTGGAACAGGTGGAACGGATGACGGGGGGGACGACGGAATGA